The genomic DNA AGAGAGAATATTCATAGTTTTTTTACTTGGTCACTAGAGTGTCTAAAGAATCACCAAATACCTTAGATTTCACCACCTCCAAATATTCAGGGTTGCGGTTGAGGGCATCTGCTTTTGCTTTCAATTCGCCTGCCTCCGCCCTAGCCTGGGAAATAATGGCTCTTGCGTCTTCTTTAGCCTGGGCAATCTCAAATTCCTTCTGGGCAAGCTGATTTTCAGCTATTGTTTTCGCCTCGATCGCCTGGACAAATTCCTTGCTAAAGCCTACATCCCGAATCAATAAATCCCGCACTTGAATACCCTTGGGTTGCAATGACTTTGTAACTGCTTCGCGAATTTGGGATTGCAGGATAGGTCGATCGGTGGAGTAGAGAGCCTGGGCAGAAAAGGCACCCGTCTCCGAGTAAACTGCTGACCTCACCAAAGCTGCGATGTAGTCTTCGTATTCTAACCCCAGGGAATTGAAAGTTTTCACCGCATCTACCACTTGGTATTGCACAGTTAGGTCTAACCGGATTTCTTGCCCATCCCGCGATAGGGAAATTAGGGGAGCATCATAGGCACTGGGGTCATTTTCTTTCCATGTCAAAGCGCGGGTTTTTACATCGAAACTGTAGGTGGAGGTAAATAGAGGCATCACCATATGAAAACCAGGGTGCAGGGGGTTAGGTTGTACACCGCGGAGACGGGAGAACACTACTTGATTTTCCCCGTTCCCCACGAAGCGAAAGGAACTGGGCAGTAACAACAACATAAACGTAGCAACCCCCAATCCCAGACCATAACGGTTCATAATTGTTGCCTACATTCTTTACCCTGAATATACAATACCCTGCCTCCCCAAACATAAATCAAGTCTTTAGTTCCGTTGCATCAGGAAATAGGTCACCATGGGCACGATCGTGGCAGCTGCCAGGAGAGCAATCACCCAGGTGGTGGAAGTTTTGGTATCCACAGGGGGGGCTGCTTCCTTTTGCACCTGCGCTACTACTACGGGGGGACCAGGGTCTGGCTCACCCGCCAGGACTGCCAACAAACGTTTCGCTCCATCCTGTAGTGCCTGATTAAAGCGAGCTGCTTGCACAGGGGGTAGCATGGTTTCTTCTGTTACGCTGTTTAGGAAGTCTGGGGTCAGGATAGATTGAATCTCTTCCCCCGCTTGCCAGGCGGTGCGATGGTCTTGGGCAGCTATCAATACCAAAGCTTGGTTCTTGCCTGCTTCTGGGTCAGGAAACCATTTAGCAAATACTTCTTCTAAAAATTCCTGGGCAGGTTGACCAAAATCAATTCTGGGCACTGTAATAAATCTCACTGCTTTCCCTGTTGCCTTTTCTATCCCGTCTAATTTGCGGCTAATTTCCCCCTCTGTGGCACTGCTGATCACATCGGCAAAATCTACTATCCATGTCCGATCGTTGGCAGGTAAATCAGGAATATCCGCAATTTCCAGGGCAGCCAGGGGTAACATCCATCCCCCAATCAGGCAGACAGAGAGCAAAAATACTAACAACCGACGCATACAACTTTTTACCTTTCACCGATAAGTTAATGGTAAACTAGACTGGCCCCATAGTACACTTTTATCTTTGAGAATTCTGGAGAAGATTTTAAGGTTTCTAGCTTCATCTTGTTTTTGTCTGCCAACGAAAGTTCCCCCAGTTTTCTTGCGGCTTTGAGGGGGTAATCACAGCCTTTCATCTTGCTGCAATTTCCTTGTGGGGTTCCAGCAGCGCCCTGCTCTCGATTCCAGACTTCTAGTATGCTTGTGATGGTAAAAAGTCTATACCTGAGTCTCGTCAGCCAGAAGGAGTATCACTGATTTGCTATAATAACCCCAAAATCGACGCTAGAAATATGGTATTAACTTCCGATCGGTGTTTAGCAGACCTCGTGCGTGCTGACTTCCCTATTTTGCACCAAACTGTGAATGGCAAGCCTTTGATCTATTTTGACAATGCTGCTAGCTCGCAAAAGCCTGAGTATGTGTTGCAAGCTTGGTTGAACTACTACCACCGCGATAATGCTAATGTTCATAGGGGGGCACACACTCTAAGTACCAGAGCCACAGAAGAGTTTGAGGCGGCGAGAGAAAAGGTTGCCAGGTTTATCAACGCCCGATCGGTACAGGAGATTATCTACACACGCAATGCCACGGAAGCAATTAATTTAGTGGCACGTACATGGGGGGAAGCTAGTATCAAGGCAGGGGATGAAATTATTCTAACGGTAATGGAACACCACAGCAATATTGTCCCCTGGCAATTGCTAGCGCAGAAAACGGGAGCGGTACTGAAATTCTTGACTCCTACATCCATGGGTAAATTAGATTTAGGGCAGTTGCAACAACTCCTAACCGATCGGACTAAATTAGTTTCTGTTGTCCATGTCTCTAATGTGTTGGGATGTGTTAATCCCGTAACAGAAATTACAGAGTTTGCCCACAGAGCAGGGGCGAAGGTACTGATTGATGCTTGCCAAAGTGTTCCCCATATGCCGATCGATGTGCAGAAAATTGACTGTGATTGGCTAGTAGCTTCGGGACATAAAATGTGTGCCCCCACCGGGATCGGCTTTTTGTACGGTAAAGCAGAAATCTTAGCAGAGATGCCTCCTTTTCTTGGGGGTGGGGAAATGATTTCTGAAGTCTATCTTTATCACTCCACCTATGCGGATTTACCCCACAAATTTGAAGCAGGAACGCCTGCGATCGGGGAGGCAATTGCTTTGGGGGCAGCGGTAGACTATTTAACTAAAATTGGTATGGACAAAATCCATGCCTATGAGCAAGAACTGGTTACTTACTTGCTAGGGAAATTACAGGCAATGCCTGAACTGACTATCTACGGTCCCCACCAAGGAAGGGCAGGTTTAGTGGCTTTTAACGCTCCCCCTGGTATTCATGCCAATGATATTGCTGCTTTTTTGGACCAAGAAGGGATTGCCATCCGATCGGGTCACCACTGCACGCAACCTCTGCATCGTCATCTAGGGATAAACGGGAGTGCCAGGGCTAGTTTGTATTTCTACAACACCAAAGAGGAAATCGATCGGTTTGTGGCTGTGTTGCAAGATACTTTGGCATTCTTGGGCAAGCTAGTCTAAGATAGTATTCTGCACTGCTAGAGGGCTTGTTTAGTGTCTGTTCGTGTGCGTATTGCTCCCAGTCCTACAGGGAATCTCCATATTGGTACAGCTCGCACGGCTTTGTTTAACTGGCTATTTGCGCGGCATCACGGCGGTAAATTTCTCCTGCGGATTGAGGATACAGACACAGAACGATCGCAGCCGGAATATGTGCAGAATATCCTCAGTGGGTTGCAGTGGTTGGGGTTGCATTGGGATGAGGGACCGTTCTTTCAAACCCAGCGCCTCCACCTTTATCAGCAGGGGATACAGAAGTTGTTGGACAAGGGGCTTGCCTATCGCAGTTACGAAACGCCGGAGGAGCTGGAGCAACTAAGAGAAGAGCAAAAGGCAAAGGGTTTACCACCAAGGTATGACAATCGTCACCGTAATTTAACTCCAGCAGAAGAAGCTAAGTTTATTGCAGAAGGCAGACAGCCAGTCATTAGATTCAAGATTGACGACGATCGGGAAATCCGTTGGCAGGACATGGTGCGGGGGGAAGTCATCTGGCAGGGGAAGGATTTGGGAGGTGATATGGTGATCGCCAGGGCATCGGGACAGCCCCTCTACAACTTTGTCGTGGTCATGGATGATATTGATATGGGGATTACCCATGTCATTCGGGGCGAAGACCACATTGGCAATACACCGAAACAGATTCTCTTGTATGAAGCTCTGGGCGCTCCTATACCCCAGTTTGGCCATACACCCCTAATTCTCAATCAACAGGGGGCGAAACTATCGAAACGGGATGGAGCTACTTCTGTCGATGAGTACCGCGCCATGGGCTATCTGCCAGAGGCGTTTAACAACTACATGCTGTTGTTGGGTTGGTCACCCCCTGATGCAAGAGAACTCTACACCCTAGAAGAAGCAATACCTGTGTTTGACTTCGATCGGATTAACAAAGCAGGGGCAAGGTTTGACCTAGACAAACTCAACTGGATTAACAGTCAGTATCTGCATCAAAAGCCAACCCAGGATTTATTACCTTTGGTGATGCCTTTTTGGCGGCAGGCAGGGTATGAGGTGGATCAAGAGAGGGATAATACCTGGTTATTGGGAATCCTGGATTTGATCAAACCCAGTATGACAGTTTTGAAGGATGCAGTGGGTTTAGCAGAATATTTCTTCATTGACCAACCTGAATACAAACCGGAAGCAAAGGAGGTTTTGCAGCAGGAACAAACAAAGACTATCTTACAAAAGGCAAAGGAGATGTTAGAAGCAAGTCCTACCCTGGATGCAGGGAAAGCCAAAGAGGCAATTGACCAACTAGTTAAAGACTTAGGTGTGAAAAAAGGAGTGGTAATGAAGCCCTTGCGCTGTGCTCTGACAGGGGATGTGCATGGACCTGATCTAATCATTTCCCTCACTCTGCTACACCAAAAACAAAAAGCTGTACCCCGCTTGCAGTATGCGATTAAGTTAGCTTAGTTTGATATTCCTTTAGCACGCACTATCTAAAACCTCAAGGTACCCTGAAGCCTACTTTCTAAACCGCCTGTGCCGGTACCTACAGTGGCATCCAAACCAAAGGGTGAACCATCAAAGCTGTACCTTACTCTTACTCCCACAGCAGTTCCTGTTTCTCTTCTGCCACTACCTGACAGGAAGTCTGTGAAATTACGGTAATAAAGTCCCGCCCCAAAAGAGTCACTAAAATTGTTGAAACCTTCCAACTGATAAAAAGTAACATTGCCCATCTCAATCGACCCAGAAAACTGCAGAGACCGTAGTTGCAGAGAGGAAGATAGAGCAGTAGAAAAGGAACCACTCAGGAAACCACCTGGGTCTCGGTCAGTGGAAACGATCGTTACACTTGGCGTGACGAATAGTGTACTGTCTCTAGTACTACGGGTGAAACTATAACTGAGGGAAGCAAAAGAGGGATTGAGAGAGTTAGGACTGGTGTTGTAACGCACATTTATACCAGGGATAGAGCTAGTAATTGTTTGCACATTACCTTGTTCATCCTTCTCTATGTTGACATTCGCTAAATTCAAAAGAGCATTTAAGTACAAACCAAAGTCAGGTTCTGTCACACCAGTAGCATTGCGGGGCACATTAAAAATGGCATTATTCCGCAGGTTAAGCCACATTCCCCCACTGAAACTGTAGTTGAATTCTCCCGCACTGCCAGCAAAGTTTAACTCTACGCTGGGTAGAAATTGAAAGCCACCAAATACATTTGCCCGATCGGTTCTGATAGCATCTCTTTGAATTTCCAAACGATCGAAGGCAATAGCAGCAGCACGGGTAGGAATGGGTACAGGAGTAACTGCATTTTGGTCAGCACGGACAATGACTTGTTCTCCGTTGGGGGAGGTGAAGAGAGTTTCCGCAACTATCGATTGATTGATAGGTACAGGAATAAAAGGTGTAGAAAAGCCCAAACCAAAATTATCATCAGACAAACGGACTGTACGGTAGAAAATTTCTCCTTCACTAAAAGTTGGTTCGGATTGAAAAATAAAGCTAATACCTCTCCTTAGAAGACCTGTACGAAGTTGCAAAAAAGAAAAATCCTCAGGACTGGCTTGACTGGGGAAGGTTAGGCTACCAGATACCTGTTCCACACGACTAGTGAAGTTACTATAAGCCAAACCAGTATTGATGCGACGATTGATACTTCGTCTTTGGTCACTAGTCATCCGAGTTTGTAGAGGGGTAAAGTCTTCATTTTTCTCTCTTTTTTCTTTAGCATCAGTCAAACTAGCATTGACATCTCCTGGGTTAAAAAATCTAAAGAAAATACCTGCCAGTAAGCCAAGAGTATTATTTAGCCACTCCTGATTATCCACTCTGCCACCACCTAGATCAACAGGAGCAGACACCCCAGGGTTAGAAAACACTTGGGCAAAAGTCGCGATTGTATCCTTGGAATCGTACTGAATGAAAGAACGTTGATGGGGCAAACTGAAATAGAGGCGATGCCAATCATTGCTAGCATCTTCAAATAGTCTCTGTCTGGGTCCACCACCTCGGATAACCTCACTCAATTCCGAGACATCAGTGCGAATACCCAAAGACACCCACTGCAAAGAATTGAGGTAATGGAATCTTCTTTGGGAGCTTGTAAGAGACCGATCGAGCAAAACCTTTAATAAATCAGTATTATCGAACTTACCAAGTTGCCCAACTTTGATGCCAGGCAAACTAGAGACAGGCGCAGTAATTTCCGGGGGCTTACCCGTCAAAACATTACCAAAAGTGATACCAGCTGCCGCCAACTCCGCTTCAGTTACTCTGCCACCTTCCCACAAATCTGTATTAGCTAGAGGCTGTAAGTTAACCGTAGGGAAAGCTTGCAATAAAACAGGTTCATTTACTGCTAGCTGGCTAAATAGTTCGCCACCGTTTAGTGGAAATTGAATGGAGTTAGCATCAATAACACGTACATTTCCTAAATTCTCTGTTAGATTAGTGGTAATTGTAGGAGCAGGAATACCCTCTGGATTATTAATTTGACCAACCACCGATAGAATTCCCCCCAGAGAAGTTGTATTCACATTGTCAGGATTAAACCTTAGTCTTTCTAGGTCAGCAGGAATGACTGTAACAAACTGTAAGCCATTATAACTCTGAATTTGGCGGAATATACTCTCTTGTCTTATATCCCTCGATCGTCCTTGATAGATCAAACCAATCTGATACCCAGTAGTTTCAAAGACAATTTTGTTGTCAGGTAATACCCAATAGAACTGGTCATTGCGGGGAAAGAAGGAAGCAGTAAACTTACCAATGTTGGGGTCTTGCTTTGCCCCCGATCGTAAATCAAATTCAAAATAGTAGTCCTTTTCCAGCGGTCTGAAAGCACTAGGAGTAAATGTCACCCGATCGGTAACATTGAGGATGAAGGGATAAGAAAGAGCAGTGTTAGACAGGGCATTTTTAATTTTTAGATCAACCAATCTTCTCTTTACTTCTAGGTCAATTTCAGGAGCAGGAGGTTCTGCAGGAGTAATTTCAGGAGGTGGTACAACTGGGGGAGTGGGGTCAGGTGGGGGTGACTCTCTACGGAGGTCAGGGTTCACCGTACCAGGAATAGTGGGTGTAGTTTGAGCTAAGCTATCGCCAGGAACAACAGGTAATACTGTTTGTCTAAGCGGATTATTGAGGTTGCTGGGCAAAAAAGGTACAACAGTTACTACCTCTGATGGTCTAGAAGTATTTGTAACAGTTTCCTTCTCTGTCTTGGGATTGCCTGTATTTTTTGTTGCATCTAAACTGTTAGAATTGCTTTGTGCCACGATCGTTTTTTCTGCTGATTTAGTTTTATGAAGTAGAGACTCTAATACTCTTGTCAATCTGGTACCGTTTGCAATTGCCTGTTCTAATTCTTTAGCAGTAATTTCCCTGGCTTGGGTACTCACTAGCTTCGTTGATTGTTGATTTTCAGCGACAAAGTTGTCTGTAGGTCTAATAGGAGAAGAAGAGGAAACAGACTTTCGAGCAATTGTAGCTCCCTTTACAATTTCATTGACTTGCGTATCAGGTATGAGATTTTTTACAAATATCTGCTCCAAGTTGACCAAAGTCTCTTTGGGAGTAAGTACGATCGGTTGATTTTCTACTATAGTCGGGGGTGAAGTAACAGATGATCTTAATGAGTTTGGCTGAGTTTGTTCTGCTATTGCTGAGGGACGAACGATCGTTACTGTATTTATCTTCTTATTAGGAGGTAAGTCAAAGGCATAAGGGTCTAAAACTTGCCCGTAGGTTGGTTTTATAGAATTAGGAGTGACTGATGCTTTTGCGGACGATGCAGGAGAAATATAGTTACCGTAGACAGCCCCCGATCTTCCCGTGAAAGATACAGAAGCAATAGTTTGCGCTAATGACTTACTAGAATCACCCCAGAAAATTACTGCTCCCCAAAACAAGGCACCATAAGAGATAAATTTGCCTCTCACTAGCAATCTTCCTCACACAAAGATACAGAGGAGAAAAGCTAGTCCAAACCAATAGAACCAGCCGCTGCGCGCACGATCGAGATGTATGCTGCTAGATTAGCCTGGTTAGTTGTTAAGTTAGTGATTTGGGACAAATTTTGAGCAACCTGGGTAGAGACAGTTAGGGTAGAATCCCTCAATACAGTGCCTGGTGTAAGAGTCAGTGAGGTAGGTCTAAAGTCATTACTACCAGCAGTTCCAGTACTTGTGTAGCTGACTGTGGAATTGGAGCCACTACTGAAGAATAAGCCTGGTGGTAAAACAATCTGACCACTAATTGAAGTAGTTGCCCCACTCGGGGCAATATAAGTTAAAGCGCCAGAGAAAGATGCAGTTTGACTCAGAACTGCTCTACCAGGCAAGAATGCTAAGCTAACTAAACTCCCGATCGTTGCTACTTGTTTCCATGGAATTACTCTCATAGTTACTCCTCTAGCTGCACATAAACCTGAATTCAGGGGCAGTATATATAATAGTTTCTAGCTAGTCAAGAAAAGTTTTTATCAAGCTTTGAGGCATGTGCAATATCCATGCATCTAGTAAATTTCTTGAACCTTATCGATCGTTGAACCTGTAACCTCAGCTATCTCCTCTTCCCAGGGCTAAAAAGTTCATGGCGATTTTTTATCTTGCCAACTGCCTGCCCTCTTCCAAAATTTCCTGATACATCATATTCCTCCGCAATATCTGCTTGATGATTTTTAATCCTCCCAAAATGGCTGTGGCAGCAGCAATCTTCGTCCTCTCTCGCCTGTCCTTGTTGAGCCACCCGCCCGAGTGCTCCCACTTCACCTTGGCTAACAGTGCTAAAGGAATTAAACCTGGGGTTTGCAACAGTTGTTCTAGGGGTTGTTCCTACAGCCTCAGCACTTTCAACTCATGCCTACTCTTGGGTGTAATTGAGCATGCTGAAGAGGATGTCCTCCCTTGATGTGCAAGATGATTTCTGCCCCTACCAAAAAGCCAACAGATTTGGCACTAATTGGCTCTAGGGAAGGTTCCGAGGGTTGCAATTTGGTGAGGGGGATAGTAGCGGGCATAATCAGCGCTGTAGGTTTCAATCAGGAATTTGGTAATGGAGTC from Pseudanabaenaceae cyanobacterium SKYG29 includes the following:
- a CDS encoding prohibitin family protein, whose amino-acid sequence is MNRYGLGLGVATFMLLLLPSSFRFVGNGENQVVFSRLRGVQPNPLHPGFHMVMPLFTSTYSFDVKTRALTWKENDPSAYDAPLISLSRDGQEIRLDLTVQYQVVDAVKTFNSLGLEYEDYIAALVRSAVYSETGAFSAQALYSTDRPILQSQIREAVTKSLQPKGIQVRDLLIRDVGFSKEFVQAIEAKTIAENQLAQKEFEIAQAKEDARAIISQARAEAGELKAKADALNRNPEYLEVVKSKVFGDSLDTLVTK
- a CDS encoding TPM domain-containing protein, translated to MRRLLVFLLSVCLIGGWMLPLAALEIADIPDLPANDRTWIVDFADVISSATEGEISRKLDGIEKATGKAVRFITVPRIDFGQPAQEFLEEVFAKWFPDPEAGKNQALVLIAAQDHRTAWQAGEEIQSILTPDFLNSVTEETMLPPVQAARFNQALQDGAKRLLAVLAGEPDPGPPVVVAQVQKEAAPPVDTKTSTTWVIALLAAATIVPMVTYFLMQRN
- a CDS encoding SufS family cysteine desulfurase: MVLTSDRCLADLVRADFPILHQTVNGKPLIYFDNAASSQKPEYVLQAWLNYYHRDNANVHRGAHTLSTRATEEFEAAREKVARFINARSVQEIIYTRNATEAINLVARTWGEASIKAGDEIILTVMEHHSNIVPWQLLAQKTGAVLKFLTPTSMGKLDLGQLQQLLTDRTKLVSVVHVSNVLGCVNPVTEITEFAHRAGAKVLIDACQSVPHMPIDVQKIDCDWLVASGHKMCAPTGIGFLYGKAEILAEMPPFLGGGEMISEVYLYHSTYADLPHKFEAGTPAIGEAIALGAAVDYLTKIGMDKIHAYEQELVTYLLGKLQAMPELTIYGPHQGRAGLVAFNAPPGIHANDIAAFLDQEGIAIRSGHHCTQPLHRHLGINGSARASLYFYNTKEEIDRFVAVLQDTLAFLGKLV
- the gltX gene encoding glutamate--tRNA ligase, with translation MSVRVRIAPSPTGNLHIGTARTALFNWLFARHHGGKFLLRIEDTDTERSQPEYVQNILSGLQWLGLHWDEGPFFQTQRLHLYQQGIQKLLDKGLAYRSYETPEELEQLREEQKAKGLPPRYDNRHRNLTPAEEAKFIAEGRQPVIRFKIDDDREIRWQDMVRGEVIWQGKDLGGDMVIARASGQPLYNFVVVMDDIDMGITHVIRGEDHIGNTPKQILLYEALGAPIPQFGHTPLILNQQGAKLSKRDGATSVDEYRAMGYLPEAFNNYMLLLGWSPPDARELYTLEEAIPVFDFDRINKAGARFDLDKLNWINSQYLHQKPTQDLLPLVMPFWRQAGYEVDQERDNTWLLGILDLIKPSMTVLKDAVGLAEYFFIDQPEYKPEAKEVLQQEQTKTILQKAKEMLEASPTLDAGKAKEAIDQLVKDLGVKKGVVMKPLRCALTGDVHGPDLIISLTLLHQKQKAVPRLQYAIKLA